AAAATTAAAGGAGGAAACAACATGAATTACAATTACAAAGACTTTACTGATGAACAACTACTAAAATCTTTAGTAAAAGAAACACGAGCTGGAAGCTTCAAGCTGCTTTCGGAACATGGATTGGATGATATGATCTATGATCTAACACCACAAGAACTTATCCAAGTTGAAGGCATTGGTAATAAAACAGCAGAACGACTAGTTGCTTTACAGGAGCTTCTAAGACGACTTCATAGTAAGAGATTAAAACACCTTGGTTGTTCCATTAAAAGTCCAGCTGATGTCTTTAATCTTATGTATCCAGTGTTAGGTCATTTAAAAGTGGAAGAGTTCCATACGCTGCTGTTGAACACGAAAAATCACGTAATAGGTGAACCTATTATGATTTCAAGAGGAAGCTTGAATGCAAGTCTTGTAGATCCTAGATCTGTATTTCGGTTAGCAATAAAGAAAGCAGCCGCATCCATGGTCTTAGTCCATAATCATCCCTCAATGAATTCTGAACCTTCAAGAGAAGACAAAGCCATTACGGATCGCCTAGTTGAGGTTGGAGAGCTAGTTGGTATACAGGTATTGGATCATATTATCATCGGAAGCACTTACTATAGTTTCAAGGAGAACGAACTTATATAGTCCTTATCAGCGGAGAATATCCATTGGTAGGGGCTATTGTCATTTTACAAAGAAAGGAAGATTACTATGAATAGAAAGCAATTCAATGTTCAACTAAGGTTTATCATGCGTTATGCACACAAGATTTACAGAGAATCAAGTCTTGAATCATTCTCTGAATCCTTGCAGTTGTCTTGGGCAATAACGAGGTGTCAAGTCTATTTGAAACATACAAAAGTACGTGGCATTTCCTATCATCAGGATGTTGTCAGGAAACTTCTAGGTATGAATGCTGATGATTATCGCATAGATGTTGTGAGTGAGACTTCAAATCCTTATGATCCTAATGCCATTGCTGTTGTTGCAAAAGTAAAGTCAGAAGATAACATTAAGCAGCTAAAGCTTGGGTACTTATCAAGAGCAATCGCAACGGTAGCTAGTGCAGCCATGGATGGTGCTGGGGCATTAAGAATACTCCATTCAGATGTCACAGGACTTAATAGACCAAGGAGCAATTTAGGTCTAAATTTAAGCTATGTTGTAATAAATGAACATACCTAGATAATTAGACATTGAATCTTTTTCCACCATATACCTAGTATTTGAGACGGTATTATGTGGTGTTTATGCAGATAATTGAGGATACAAACTGGCGTTAGCTGATCAGCATATTATACACCCGAGCGACTCGTTCTGTGCTTCATTTACCTGAAATAATCCCTGAAGATGTTGCTATTATAGTAACGGTTAATCATTTCCTTCTGCTCATCTGGTAGCCTAGAAATAACATCATTATCAAGCGACAGTGGATGTAACTCCCTATTAGACGATATGAAGTGGTATCCAGTTTCTTTAATAATCAACTTGTGTCTCCTGATACGGTCATCATTGAATTTCTTGTAACGCTTAGGGTTGTTGATGTACTTAAGGGTATCAATGACATTCTTAGTAATGGTATTACTATATCCAAGCTCTTTAACAGCTGCTATGAGTTTCTTTGTTGTTGTTACTGGTCTGTCTAAGTGAAGTTCTGATATAACATCGCCTAGGTCTCTTACCTGCCTACTATAACTGAAAAGCTCTTCAACTGTAAAGAAACAATGTTCAGGTGTTGGATCATAAGCATTCATGATGTTGGGGGTGCTGATTATATTGGTGCTGACAATTGCTTCTCGCTTGTTAAGGAGTTTAACTCTATCCTTGTCATAAAATATCTCTACACGTAAAATTCTATATCCGAGTGGTAGATTGATGAGTTCGGACTGATTGTAATCAACTCTTGGAAGATTATGCTTTGACTCGATGTCTCGTTTGTGTTTGAGTTTGTCATATATCTTGACGTTGGTATGGCTATCTGCTAACAATTTACTGCTGTGAAAGTAGATTGTTCCTCGATCAACATATGTAGGGTCAATCTGTCTGTACTTTATCGAACTTTTAGATATAACTTTAATCCAAGCATTCATGTCCAGTTCATGGATTACGAAGTCAGCAAAGCACTCATATTGATACACATTCCAATACCTTATAAGACCAATATCATTAAGGTTGATGATACCATCAAGTAAACAATTCAGTCGTTGGTGTAGCTCTTGTAGATTACACGCCCATATGGATGCAATGTTATCACCATGATATAGTTTACCAAGATTGAAACTGATCTTAAGTATTCTGCGACCAAACATGTTTGGGAAGTAAACAAGGTCAATCCCGTTATGAGATAGGGAATAACCATTTACACCTTCTTCAACTATTCCCATAGAGAAATACTTCCAACCATGAACTGGTATAGGCTTATTAAGTTGTCTACCAATCTGAATTCTATCCCATGCCATTCACTACACATCCTTGTTAGTCTTAAAGCTAGTTAAACCAACGACTATATAACCCTTATATAATTAAAATCTAAGTAAAGTTAACGTATTGTTATAAGACGTAATCTCTACCTTCCTCCGTTGTATATCTGAATCTTTCAAACTCCTCAAGGAAACCATCAGAGATAGTTGTCCCTGTTCCTCCTTGAATCTTATAGTCAATGTATTTGCTTAAGTCAGACATAACCTCAGTAATAGCTTCACGCTTTGCACGATCTTTTATGTTTGAATCGAGCTTATGAATAAATGAGTAATAGAAGTCTTTTGATAAAGGGTCCAAGTCATCAACATACTCCTTCGAGTTTAGCTGATCGATAATCTGAACACTTTCGATTGGTTTCGCGATTATCTGTGGCGCATTCCAAGCATACTGACTGGGTTTAAGAAAGTAGGATAAGTCACAATCTAAGGCATCGGCAATCTTAATCAGAAGCTCGATTGTTGTTTCGTTACCTCTAGTCTCAATGAATGTAATTGAAGATCTCCCCATACCTATTGCATTAGCGAATTCTTCTTGAGTCATTCCAAGTTCCTTCCTACGTTTCTTAATCAGTTGACCTATGTTTAAGCCCTTAAGTATTTCATCATGTTTTGTCATATTTGTACCACCTTTTCTAGATTGTTGTTATTCACATTCTATCAGAATAATTCTGATATATCAAGAATAATGTGTTGACATTGGGAAATATGAGGTGTAATATTACATTCAAGATCACTCCAACAGCTCAGTAGCAATTCAAGAGTGTAGGGAGTTCTGCTTGTTCAGTCAGCATCATTAATCATGTTGCAGCATCCTACACTGCTTAATGACTTGAATGAGAACTCAGTGAAATCTTGATGAGGGGAGGAAGGGACATGCCTAAGAAACAATCTAGGAGAGCTGCTGAGACTGTAAGTTCATGTAATGAAATGGATTTTAACACACTTGAACTAATTAATACGTTGGTAAATGTTCTATCAACTAATTTAATAACAAAAGGAGATGATCTAAATGAAAAGAAGAACAGCGATATACGCACGTGTATCAACTGAAATGCAAGCCGAGGAGGGCTATTCAATTGATGCCCAAGTCAGTAACGCAAGAATGAATTGTAAAAGCTTAGGAAATGATGTCGTTGGTGTATATATTGACCGAGGCATATCTGGCAAAAGTATGGAAGCAAGACCAGAGTTTATGAGAATGATGAAGGATGCTGAAGCTGGGATCTTTGCTGAAATTGTTGTCTGGAAGTTAAACAGACTTTCACGAAGCCATATGGACTTACTTAAAATATACAACCAGCTAGAAGAATACGGAGTTAGCTTTAGATCCATAACAGAACCATTTGATACTGGGAGTCCAACAGGCAAACTTGTGTTTAATATGCTGGCAAGTATAGGCGAGTTTGAACGTGAAACCATTGTTGAGAATGTTAAGAGTGGCATGAGACAGAAAGCACTACAAGGTTTTCATAATGGTGGCAAAATGCTTGGATATAGGTCTGTTGTTGATGAAGATACTTCAAAATCTCAATTAACCATTATTGAGGATGAAGCATATGTTATTAGGTTGATTTACAGTATGTACGCTGATGGTAAAGGCGGCTACAAGGCTATTGCCAACTATCTTAATAGGAATGGCTTTAAAACCATTAAAGGCAACAATTTCAGTTTACATGCTGTTAGAGATATTCTCAGAAATCCAACATATGCTGGTAAAATCAGGTTCAACAAGTTCGTGGATTGTGCATCAAAGAAGCGCAAAGGAACTAATAAAGAGCTGATTGTTGTTGATGGTAACCATGAGGCAATAATTGATGAAGTTGTTTGGAATAAAGTGAAAAGCATCATTGATAAGAATACAGGTCGCAGATCCAAGATTCAGAAGGGAATATTACTACTATCTGGCTTGTTAAAGTGTCCTGAATGTGGTGCACCTATGGTTGCTGGTCGTTCAAGTAGAACTAGAAAAGACGGCACTAAGAAGAGATACACATTCTATCAATGCAATCGATTTAAAAGTTATGGCAGTGCAGAATGCCATGCTAATTCAGTAGGTGCTGATTATGCAGAAGTTACAGTGATTAAACGACTTAAAGACTTTGCATTCAATGAAGAAGTAATTGCTGAAGTTGTATCAAGAATTAACAATCAGATATCATCAAATGTTATTCCTCTAAGGAAAAGACTATCCCATCTTGAAACCGAACATCAGCAACTTAAAGGTAAGCGTGATAAGATATTTGAGCTTTATGAGGATGATATGATCAGTAGAGATAACTTGAAAGAGAGATTGGATGATTTAGATCAGAAACTAAATGAGAATTTGAGAATAACAACACATCTTAAGAGGCAGATAGACGATAATCTAATGACTCAGGAAGTACCGGTTGAAAGAGTTGTCGAGATCCTACAGAACTTTGGAAAACTGATGGATATATCAACAAGGGAACAGCAGAAGCTACTACTAAATTTAGCAATAGAGAAAATCACTGTAACAACAAATAGGGAAATAGACCAAATAGAACTTAGATTTGATAAACATCTACAAAAGAATATACATGATAATGCGGAGGTATCTTCAGATGAAGAGCCTCCTTTCTTTATGCCCTTTATTCTGAATGTTGATGCTGATTTAAGCGCTGAGCCCATTACAAATGACTTGATTAAGTGATAGAATTAAGCTATGAATGGTTATGCAAGATAAGTTGCAAGTAGGTGTTTACCGATTGAAATGGTACGCAGAACCGTATAGTAAATAGATCAATCTCCATACATTGAAGTCTGTATGGTTATTATGAAAAAGAAATTGAATTAGAAATAACCACTTCATATCACCAATAAACAGACAACACATGTGGAGTGTGTAAGTATGAATTTGAATTAATCCTTTGAATTGAAACAAATCGGGCTGATAAATTAACCACTTCTCTATTAAGGCTCTGTTCCGTTGGTACTTATTTAAAATGCTACTACACCCAAGTGAATTTAAGAATAAAAAATCCGACAAAACTTTTGAAATAACAGTGTTGTCGGATTTGTGTTTTAGTGATTTTTATACGTTGAATCTGAAAAGAATCACATCGCCATCTTTAACCAGGTATTCCTTACCTTCAAGACGTACGTTGCCTTTTTCTTTAGCAGCTGCCATGGAGCCTGCTTCGATCAGGTGGTCGAAGTGGATGGTTTCTGCACGGATGAAGCCGCGTTCGATATCTGAGTGGATCTTGCCAGCGGCTTGAGGTGCTTTTGTGCCTCTTCTGATTGTCCATGCTCTGATTTCTTGTGGTCCTGCTGTTAAGAAACTGATTAGGTCAAGCAGGTGGTAGCATGCGCGAACCAATTTGTCGAGTCCGGCTTCTGTGATGCCTAGCTCGCTTAAGAAGTCCTGTCTTTCTTCGTCGTCCAAATCAGAAAGTTCTTCTTCGATTTTAGCGCAAAAGGTGATGACTTCGGCGTCTTCTGTTGATGCGAACTCTCGTACCTTTTCAACGTACGCGTTGTGCGAACCATCATCTAAAAGGTCGTCTTCTGAAATGTTTGCTGCGTAGATGATCGGTTTGTATGATAACATATCAAGCGACTTTACAAATTTTTCTGAATCTTGGTCAAGCTCCATCGTTCTTGCAGAACGGCCTTCGTTAAGCAGTTCGCTGATTTCTGTAAGCAGTTCCATTTCCTTTTGAAGCGTCTTGTCTGCCTTAGCGGCTTTTCTTGTCTTTTCAAGTCTTCTTGAAATCATCTCGGCGTCTGAAAGGATCAGTTCGAGATTGATTGTTTCAATGTCGCGGATAGGATCGATGCTGCCGTCCACGTGAACGACGTTTGGATCGTCAAAACATCTTACGACATGTACGATCGCTGCGACTTCGCGGATGTGGGCAAGGAACTTGTTTCCTAGGCCCTCGCCCTTTGATGCTCCTTTTACTAGACCGGCGATATCATAAAACTCAATTGCCGTAGGTACGATTTTTTTAGAATCGTACATATCTCTTAGCACTTTCAATCGGCTATCTGGAACAGATACGACTCCGACATTTGGCTCGATGGTACAGAATGGGTAGTTGGCAGCTTCTGCTCCTGCTTGTGTGATCGCATTAAAGAGCGTGCTCTTTCCTACGTTTGGTAATCCTACTATGCCGAGTTTCATATTAATCTTCCTCTCTATTTTAAATCACGAAGTTTGGTCTATGTGATTTATCTAATTAGTCAACACTGTATTATAAACCATTTTGACTAAAATGCAAAGTAAGTTACTTTAACTATCGATTAATATCGGATCTTTTGATATTTCAACTGAATGTTGATGAAAATTCAGTTTAAGAAAAAGATAATGGGTAAGAAAGAAAAGATGAAGAGCTTCTTTGTTGACAACAAGAGGTGAATTACTGGTTTTGATCGCATAGTTGAGAGGAAGTTTGAAGGAGAGATTATGAAAAAAGTACTTAACGGCAACGAAGCAGTGGCTCGGGGGTTTTACGAGGCGGGTGGTCTTGTCAGTGCAAGTTATCCTGGCTCCCCGACGGTAGAAATCATTCAAACCTTGATTGATGAATACGATGAAATTTACGCGGAGTTTTCAATTAATGAAAAGGTGGCGGTTGAAGTTGGAATCGGCGCATCGATTGCCGGTGCCCGGACTCTAGTCGCCATGAAGCACGTCGGTGTCAATGTTGCGATGGATCCGCTAATGACCTTTACCCAAACCCCGATCAACGGAGGCTTTGTACTGATAAGCGGAGATGATCCTGGAATGTCCAGTTCTCAAAATGAACAGGACAACCGCATTCTTGCTAAGTTTGCGCACATGTGCGTGTTCGATCCGGGTGATGCAATGGAAGCGAAGGTGATGACAAAAGAGGCGCTTTCGATAAGTGAAACATTCGGACTCCCTGTGATGGTGAGGATGACCTCACGCGTTTGTCACTCAAGATCCATCGTGGAGCTTGAAGATCGTGTGGACAGAGTTGTTTCGGGATTTTCAAAAAAAATCGAGGATTACGGCATGATACCGCCGCACACCTTTAAAAAGCAGTATGAGATGAAAAACCGCATAGCTAAGCTACAAGACTTTATCGAGTCTTCCCCTATCAACAGGTTGGAAGATGATTACCGATCGGACGTCTTGATAGTGACTTCGGGACTGATGTATCAAAATTTGAAAGAACTGAATCTGAAACTTGACGTACTCAAGCTAGGAGTCGTTTATCCGCTTCCTATAGAGCAGATACGCGCCCTTAAAAAGCGGTATGCGCGAGTGATTGTGATAGAAGAGATGATGCCGTTTATAGAGGATGAGCTGAAGATCCACGGGATAGCCTGTGAAGGTAAGGAGTTCTTCAGTTTCACCGGCGAGCTGATGAGTGAGGCCATCCTAAAGGGTTTGGAAGGCGCAGGAGCCGTCGAAGCGAATGACGCGGAGGTGATTGAAGCTACTGAAACGGTCAACAGGTTCAGCATGTTCTGTGCCGGTTGCCCCCACCGTCCTGTCTTTGATATTCTTAAGAAAAACAAAGTAAGTGTGATCGGCGATATCGGTTGCTATTCCTTGGCGGTGCTTGAACCCTTCGAGCTTGTAAACACCATCATCAGCATGGGCGCATCCATTGGCATGATGAAGGGGATGAGCAAGGCTTATCAGATGGCAGAAAGACAGGAACCGCTTGTCGCAGTCATCGGTGACGGCACCTTTTACCATTCTGGAATGACCGGTATGCTCAATTTGCTGCATCAGTTGGATCCAGATTATAATCTGACCCTGCTAATACTAAACAACGGCACAACCGCGATGACGGGTGGACAACAGACTGCAAGCTCAGGCTACTATACGGATAAGTCGGATATGAAAGTGGACATGGAGACACTGATCAGATCTATGGGATTTGAACGGTTTAAACGTGTGGACCAGTTTGAGTATAAGGCTGCAAAAAAGGTGATTGATGAGGAACTGAAGTACGAGGGCTTAAGCATCGTCATGACGACCCGAGCTTGTGCGCTACAGTACAAGATTGTAAAGCCGCATTATGTGGTGGATCCGGACATCTGTATCGGATGCAGGTCGTGTCTGAAGACAAATTGTCCTCCGATACTGATGAAGGCGTACGAGGGGCATGATAAACTGAAATCGTCAATCGCAAAAGAGATGTGTGTAGGATGTTCTGTATGTGCGCAGGTCTGTCCTGTAGGCGCCATAAAATCATCAAGCGCCGGGGAGGTATAGATGAAAAGTTATAATATCATTTTAGCGGGCGTAGGTGGGCAGGGTCTGGTCTTGACGACCAAAATACTTGCCGAGGTCGCACTCAAAGCAGGCTATAGCGTTAAGACAAATGACGTGATCGGACTCTCACAGCGTGGTGGAAAGGTCTGGGGTAGTGTGAAAATGGATTCAGAGGTATTCTCTCCTAATATCGCAGTGGGTCAAGCGGATTTTGTCATTGGTTTCGAACCACTTGAGGCCTATAGGCACTGTTACTTTTTAAGAAAAAAGGGTACAATAATAGTAAACACACATAAAATACCACCAATCCCTGTGATGTTCGAGCAGGTTGCTTATCCAGAGGATATTTATGAGAAGCTGGATGCTGAATATGAGCTTGTGAAGATTGAAGCTGTTGAAGAAGCGATGAAACTAGGTAATGTGAAAGTCGCCAACACTTTTCTTCTGGGGGCGCTTGCTTCTAGGATGATGATCGATAAGTCGATCTGGATTGAGGCGATCAGTGAGAATGTGCCAAGGAAAACTGTCGAGGCCAATCTTAAGGCATTCGACGCGTATTTTGAAAAACAATAGGAGGTTAAAGCATGGATTTGATGAATAAGTTCAGTAAAGCGATCAACAAAGCATCAGAAAAAGCAGGAGAACTGACGCAACAGGCCAAGTTCAAAGTGGATGAGCAGAAGTTGAAGAATCAGATTTCATCTAAATACAAGCATCTAGGCGAAAAAATCTACTTCACTAAAAAGGAGAATTTTTCAAATGAGGAGTTGATGAACGCCATCGACCAACATGTAGAGGAAATCGATCTTTTAATGGATGCGCTTAAACAGTTGTCTGAAGAAATGGCAGCTATTCCTGAAGAAAAGAAACCAACGGTTGAAGAAGATATTGCTTCACTTTGTTGTGAGAACTGTGGGGCTGATTTAGTCGAGGGTGCGGCATATTGCCCGTCTTGTGGAACGAAAATAGAGTAAATGAAGACTAAAAGTTATGGAATGGCAGCTGTTGGCTTGCCATTCCTTTTTCTTGCGATTTTATCCATACTCGTATACACTAGTAAAAGATTGACTAATTGAAAAGAGGTGTATTCTATGAATCCAGTAGCATTTGAAGTATTCGGCATAGCGATAAGGTGGTACGGTATCATCATGGCGACTGCGATGTTGTTAGGTGTTGTCATTGCAGGTTACCGGGCCAGAAAAAACGGGTATGACGAAAATCTAATCATCGACCTTGCATTAATAGCCTTACCAGTCGCTGTAATCTGCGCAAGACTTTATTATGTGGCATTCGAGTGGGAGCATTACGCAGGTGATCTCATGAAAATCATCAACGTCAGAGAAGGCGGCTTGGCAATCCACGGTGGAGTGATCGGTGGTGTGCTGGCAGGTGTGATTTTTACAAAAGTTAAAAAGGTGAACACTTGGAAACTTGCCGATATCGCGGCGCCTTCTATAATACTTGGGCAGGCTATAGGCAGATGGGGAAATTTCGTCAATCAGGAAGCACACGGCGGACCGACCAACCTACCTTGGGGTATCATGGTGGACGGGGTGAAGGTACATCCTACATTCTTGTATGAATCCATCTGGAACCTACTTGTCTTTGCAGGTTTGTTACTCTTTGAAAAGCATAAGAAGTTTCATGGTGAGCTTATGTGCCTGTATGTCATCTTCTATTCGATCGGTAGATTCTTTATCGAAGGCTTAAGAACTGACAGCCTGATGATTGGACCGCTTAGAACTGCTCAGATGATATCACTATTACTGATCGTTGTCTGTTCGGGTATTATCTACATCGGTAGAAAAAGAGCGGGTGCCAAGCTTTAATCTTATTTTATATTTTGGGAAAATGTTTTCTTGACATTAAAAAAAAGCTTTGCTACTATTATAGTAACCTAAACGGTGTGTTACTGGTAAAGCAGGCATAAACCTATTGAGCAGATTCTCGGTATGTTTATGCTTTTTTTTATTGGAGGAACAAATGACATATGAAATCATAAAAGTAATGAATAACAATGTCATACTTGTCAGAGTCGAAAAAAGCAGTGAAGAATGCATGCTCATTGGAAAAGGTTTAGGCTTTGGTCGTAGAACAGGCGAAGTGATCACCACCGAAGAGGATAAGATCGAAAAAAAGTATTATGCGACGGATGAATCTGGAAAAACTTCTTATATCGAACTGCTTAAGCATGTAGATAGGGCGGTTATCGGGGTCGGCGAAGAATTTATCGCCGAAGCGGAGTCGGTTTTGGGCAAATTGAGTGAGCAAGTCCATGTCGTATTGATCGACCATATCGCTTTTGCCATTAATCGAGTGCGTGAGGATATGGTGATCGACAATCCCTTTCTATTTGAAATACGGACGCTATATCCAAAGGAATATGAACTGGGCTTAAAGGCGGTTGAACGAATCAACAGCGAGTTCATGATCTATCTTCCACCCGATGAGGCAGGCTTTATCGCACTTCATCTATATGCGGCAAGAAAAAACTCAGCGGTGAAAGACGCTGTGAAGCAAACAAGAATCATGACCGAGGTCATGCAGTATATCGAAAAAATAATGAAGAAGGATCTAAAAGCCGACGAATATGCATATATCAGACTGTTGAACCATATGCGGGGCGCTATCGACAGGTATCAAAAGGGGATTGAAACAGTCAATCCGCTGCTGAAGAGCATCAAGTCGGAAATGCCCATATCCTATAAGCTAGCAAAGCAGGTAGGTCAGTTCTTAAGGCAGGAGTTCAGTTGGGATTTCGGAGAGCATGAATTGGGGTATCTCACAATTCATATCGAACGGATCAGATCTATAAAAGAATAAAACGTGTAACTGTTAAATCAGGCATGAGTTTAAGGAATAAACCCCTTTTACTCATGCCTTTTTTAATCCCCCTTTACTGAAGGCGATTCATAGGGTGGGAGCATATAAACGTATCGTACAAAGCGACAGGGGGGACTTGGATCTTTGATTCGATAAGGTCATTATCATACTATTTGAAGGAGGAATTATTATTATGAGCAAAGTGTTAAACAGTTTGCAAAAAGTGGGTCGCGCGTTAATGACGCCGATTGCTGTGATGCCGATCGCAGCACTACTACTAAGATTCGGTGCGGGTGTACCCGGGATAACAGGTAAGTTTGCAGAAGTTATTTTAAAAGCGGGTGACGGTGTATTTGCGAACATGGCACTGATCTTCGCAATCGGTATCGCATTT
This genomic window from Fusibacter sp. A1 contains:
- the ychF gene encoding redox-regulated ATPase YchF is translated as MKLGIVGLPNVGKSTLFNAITQAGAEAANYPFCTIEPNVGVVSVPDSRLKVLRDMYDSKKIVPTAIEFYDIAGLVKGASKGEGLGNKFLAHIREVAAIVHVVRCFDDPNVVHVDGSIDPIRDIETINLELILSDAEMISRRLEKTRKAAKADKTLQKEMELLTEISELLNEGRSARTMELDQDSEKFVKSLDMLSYKPIIYAANISEDDLLDDGSHNAYVEKVREFASTEDAEVITFCAKIEEELSDLDDEERQDFLSELGITEAGLDKLVRACYHLLDLISFLTAGPQEIRAWTIRRGTKAPQAAGKIHSDIERGFIRAETIHFDHLIEAGSMAAAKEKGNVRLEGKEYLVKDGDVILFRFNV
- a CDS encoding helix-turn-helix domain-containing protein, which codes for MTKHDEILKGLNIGQLIKKRRKELGMTQEEFANAIGMGRSSITFIETRGNETTIELLIKIADALDCDLSYFLKPSQYAWNAPQIIAKPIESVQIIDQLNSKEYVDDLDPLSKDFYYSFIHKLDSNIKDRAKREAITEVMSDLSKYIDYKIQGGTGTTISDGFLEEFERFRYTTEEGRDYVL
- the lgt gene encoding prolipoprotein diacylglyceryl transferase, with amino-acid sequence MNPVAFEVFGIAIRWYGIIMATAMLLGVVIAGYRARKNGYDENLIIDLALIALPVAVICARLYYVAFEWEHYAGDLMKIINVREGGLAIHGGVIGGVLAGVIFTKVKKVNTWKLADIAAPSIILGQAIGRWGNFVNQEAHGGPTNLPWGIMVDGVKVHPTFLYESIWNLLVFAGLLLFEKHKKFHGELMCLYVIFYSIGRFFIEGLRTDSLMIGPLRTAQMISLLLIVVCSGIIYIGRKRAGAKL
- a CDS encoding indolepyruvate oxidoreductase subunit beta, with product MKSYNIILAGVGGQGLVLTTKILAEVALKAGYSVKTNDVIGLSQRGGKVWGSVKMDSEVFSPNIAVGQADFVIGFEPLEAYRHCYFLRKKGTIIVNTHKIPPIPVMFEQVAYPEDIYEKLDAEYELVKIEAVEEAMKLGNVKVANTFLLGALASRMMIDKSIWIEAISENVPRKTVEANLKAFDAYFEKQ
- a CDS encoding zinc ribbon domain-containing protein yields the protein MDLMNKFSKAINKASEKAGELTQQAKFKVDEQKLKNQISSKYKHLGEKIYFTKKENFSNEELMNAIDQHVEEIDLLMDALKQLSEEMAAIPEEKKPTVEEDIASLCCENCGADLVEGAAYCPSCGTKIE
- a CDS encoding recombinase family protein — protein: MKRRTAIYARVSTEMQAEEGYSIDAQVSNARMNCKSLGNDVVGVYIDRGISGKSMEARPEFMRMMKDAEAGIFAEIVVWKLNRLSRSHMDLLKIYNQLEEYGVSFRSITEPFDTGSPTGKLVFNMLASIGEFERETIVENVKSGMRQKALQGFHNGGKMLGYRSVVDEDTSKSQLTIIEDEAYVIRLIYSMYADGKGGYKAIANYLNRNGFKTIKGNNFSLHAVRDILRNPTYAGKIRFNKFVDCASKKRKGTNKELIVVDGNHEAIIDEVVWNKVKSIIDKNTGRRSKIQKGILLLSGLLKCPECGAPMVAGRSSRTRKDGTKKRYTFYQCNRFKSYGSAECHANSVGADYAEVTVIKRLKDFAFNEEVIAEVVSRINNQISSNVIPLRKRLSHLETEHQQLKGKRDKIFELYEDDMISRDNLKERLDDLDQKLNENLRITTHLKRQIDDNLMTQEVPVERVVEILQNFGKLMDISTREQQKLLLNLAIEKITVTTNREIDQIELRFDKHLQKNIHDNAEVSSDEEPPFFMPFILNVDADLSAEPITNDLIK
- a CDS encoding HIRAN domain-containing protein, whose product is MNRKQFNVQLRFIMRYAHKIYRESSLESFSESLQLSWAITRCQVYLKHTKVRGISYHQDVVRKLLGMNADDYRIDVVSETSNPYDPNAIAVVAKVKSEDNIKQLKLGYLSRAIATVASAAMDGAGALRILHSDVTGLNRPRSNLGLNLSYVVINEHT
- a CDS encoding PRD domain-containing protein, translated to MTYEIIKVMNNNVILVRVEKSSEECMLIGKGLGFGRRTGEVITTEEDKIEKKYYATDESGKTSYIELLKHVDRAVIGVGEEFIAEAESVLGKLSEQVHVVLIDHIAFAINRVREDMVIDNPFLFEIRTLYPKEYELGLKAVERINSEFMIYLPPDEAGFIALHLYAARKNSAVKDAVKQTRIMTEVMQYIEKIMKKDLKADEYAYIRLLNHMRGAIDRYQKGIETVNPLLKSIKSEMPISYKLAKQVGQFLRQEFSWDFGEHELGYLTIHIERIRSIKE
- a CDS encoding RadC family protein yields the protein MNYNYKDFTDEQLLKSLVKETRAGSFKLLSEHGLDDMIYDLTPQELIQVEGIGNKTAERLVALQELLRRLHSKRLKHLGCSIKSPADVFNLMYPVLGHLKVEEFHTLLLNTKNHVIGEPIMISRGSLNASLVDPRSVFRLAIKKAAASMVLVHNHPSMNSEPSREDKAITDRLVEVGELVGIQVLDHIIIGSTYYSFKENELI
- a CDS encoding thiamine pyrophosphate-dependent enzyme, whose product is MKKVLNGNEAVARGFYEAGGLVSASYPGSPTVEIIQTLIDEYDEIYAEFSINEKVAVEVGIGASIAGARTLVAMKHVGVNVAMDPLMTFTQTPINGGFVLISGDDPGMSSSQNEQDNRILAKFAHMCVFDPGDAMEAKVMTKEALSISETFGLPVMVRMTSRVCHSRSIVELEDRVDRVVSGFSKKIEDYGMIPPHTFKKQYEMKNRIAKLQDFIESSPINRLEDDYRSDVLIVTSGLMYQNLKELNLKLDVLKLGVVYPLPIEQIRALKKRYARVIVIEEMMPFIEDELKIHGIACEGKEFFSFTGELMSEAILKGLEGAGAVEANDAEVIEATETVNRFSMFCAGCPHRPVFDILKKNKVSVIGDIGCYSLAVLEPFELVNTIISMGASIGMMKGMSKAYQMAERQEPLVAVIGDGTFYHSGMTGMLNLLHQLDPDYNLTLLILNNGTTAMTGGQQTASSGYYTDKSDMKVDMETLIRSMGFERFKRVDQFEYKAAKKVIDEELKYEGLSIVMTTRACALQYKIVKPHYVVDPDICIGCRSCLKTNCPPILMKAYEGHDKLKSSIAKEMCVGCSVCAQVCPVGAIKSSSAGEV